A window of the Scophthalmus maximus strain ysfricsl-2021 chromosome 8, ASM2237912v1, whole genome shotgun sequence genome harbors these coding sequences:
- the rtn4rl2a gene encoding reticulon-4 receptor-like 2a, with protein METSSNSRSRRSSIMRSCKSGLSLWLVVWLVLGKPSPASACPHLCVCYPTPMTVSCQAQNFTAVPVGVPYESQRVFLQNNRITELRVGSFGFGTQVLWLFANNITWIEAGAFSELRDLEELDLGDNPNLHRLEGGAFRGLEKLQSLHMHRCRLTALPHDIFHKLYSLQFLYLQENNLHFLQDDIFSDLINLSQLFLHGNRIRTLSENVFRGLVNLDRLLLHDNRVRQVNRRAFRDLGRLTMLFLFNNSLAELHSQTLRDTQGIEFLRLNANPWSCGCEARALWEWFREARVSSSEVICASPSARRGEDLRFLREMDFALCPLPDPGSIAGSTTTTFSTKTRWWFHKNKPQSSTKGLFEKSSETVKAGLYGKGPSTTTSVVKYELGEEELALPKLDTEEYWANYGNEDSGVTLRCFELECPPEFDLPPSSSSPSSSSPSLLSLLALSVFSFCLNLHLLFG; from the exons ATGGAAACCTCTTCGAATTCTCGGAGCCGACGAAGCTCCATCATGCGCAGCTGCAAAA GCGGTCTCTCCCTCTGGCTGGTGGTGTGGCTGGTCCTCGGCAAGCCAAGTCCGGCGTCGGCGTGCCCGCACCTGTGCGTGTGCTACCCGACGCCCATGACTGTGAGCTGCCAGGCGCAGAACTTCACCGCCGTCCCGGTCGGAGTGCCCTATGAGTCGCAGCGCGTGTTCCTCCAGAACAACCGGATCACGGAGCTTAGAGTTGGCTCTTTTGGCTTCGGAACTCAG GTTCTGTGGCTGTTCGCCAACAACATCACGTGGATTGAGGCAGGGGCCTTCAGTGAGCTGAGGGACTTGGAGGAGTTGGACCTGGGGGACAACCCTAACCTCCACAGGCTGGAGGGGGGCGCCTTCCGCGGCCTAGAGAAGCTCCAGAGCCTCCACATGCACCGCTGCCGACTCACTGCCCTGCCCCATGACATCTTCCACAAGCTGTACAGCTTGCAGTTTCTCTATCTGCAG GAGAATAATCTCCACTTCCTGCAGGACGACATCTTCTCCGACCTCATCAACCTGAGCCAGCTTTTCCTGCATGGCAACCGCATCCGCACCCTCTCAGAGAATGTGTTCCGTGGCCTGGTCAACCTCGACCGCCTTCTCCTCCACGACAACCGCGTCAGGCAGGTGAACCGCCGCGCCTTCCGCGACCTCGGCCGCCTGACCATGCTGTTTCTCTTCAACAACTCCCTGGCGGAGCTGCACAGCCAGACCCTGAGGGACACCCAGGGCATCGAGTTCCTCCGCCTCAACGCCAACCCCTGGTCCTGTGGCTGTGAGGCCCGCGCCCTGTGGGAGTGGTTCCGCGAGGCCCGCGTCTCTTCATCCGAAGTGATCTGTGCCTCCCCTTCCGCCCGCCGCGGCGAGGACCTCCGCTTCCTCCGTGAGATGGACTTCGCCCTCTGCCCCCTGCCCGACCCAGGCTCCATCGCtggctccaccaccaccaccttcagTACCAAGACCCGCTGGTGGTTCCACAAGAACAAGCCCCAGTCGTCCACGAAGGGTCTCTTTGAGAAATCCTCAGAGACCGTCAAGGCCGGTTTGTATGGAAAAGGCCCATCCACAACCACCTCGGTGGTCAAGTATGAGCTGGGGGAGGAAGAGCTGGCGCTGCCCAAACTTGACACAGAAGAGTACTGGGCAAACTACGGCAACGAGGACTCAGGTGTCACTCTGCGGTGCTTTGAGCTCGAATGTCCACCTGAGTTCGACCtgcctccatcttcctcctctccctcatcctcctcgccatcgctcctctCATTACTAGCCCtttctgttttcagcttctGCCTCAACCTCCACCTACTATTTGGTTGA
- the LOC118312472 gene encoding N-acetylaspartate synthetase-like yields MTMCWWVIGLLPAVVLCGRYFYSRRVIRGYLEQAMSRDMGDIEGFYMESPVSCLWVAVQEGKVLGVVAAVGQQKSRVAVELKRMSVDRSFRRCGVGVALGLKVLDFAAAHRYSTVVLGTTAYIPAAHQLYRRLGFRCVRVTNGYATPGARWSLLERIFYRVRHYHYSLELQNNKIK; encoded by the exons ATGACCATGTGCTGGTGGGTGATAGGACTCCTCCCAGCAGTTGTGCTGTGTGGGCGCTACTTCTACAGCAGGCGTGTGATCCGTGGTTACCTGGAACAAGCCATGAGCAGAGACATGGGTGACATTGAGGGGTTCTACATGGAATCACCAG TGTCCTGTCTATGGGTTGCAGTGCAAGAAGGCAAAGTGTTGGGTGTCGTGGCAGCAGTCGGCCAGCAGAAATCAAGAGTTGCTGTTGAGCTGAAGAGGATGTCTGTCGACCGGAGTTTTCGGCGATGTGGAGTCGGGGTTGCGCTTGGTCTGAAAGTTCTGGACTTTGCTGCTGCACACAGGTACTCTACTGTCGTGCTGGGAACCACGGCGTACATACCAGCTGCCCACCAGCTCTACCGACGTCTGGGTTTCCGCTGTGTAAGGGTCACCAATGGGTACGCCACACCTGGTGCGAGATGGTCCTTACTGGAAAGAATTTTCTATAGAGTCCGCCATTACCACTACAGTCTGGAATTGCAAAATAACAAGATCAAATAA